From a region of the Actinopolymorpha singaporensis genome:
- the rpoB gene encoding DNA-directed RNA polymerase subunit beta has translation MKEPAEVPDLLALQVESFDTLVGNERWQARAEKALEEGRHDVPDRSGLEEIFEEISPIEDFSGTMSLSFRDHRFEPPKNSVDECKDRDFTYAAPLFVTAEFMNNETGEIKSQTVFMGDFPLMTDKGTFVINGTERVVVSQLVRSPGVYFERTLDKTSDKDVFTAKMIPSRGAWLEFEVDKRDTVGVRLDRKRKQNVTVLLKALGWTDAQILEEFGDYESMRLTLEKDHTSGQDDALLDIYRKLRPGEPPTREAAQALLENYYFNPKRYDLAKVGRHKINKKLGLTLPHDQSVLTIDDIVATIRYLVALHEGRTELDAPQGQIVVEDDDIDHFGNRRVRTVGELIQNQLRTGLARMERVVRERMTTQDVEAITPQTLINIRPVVAALKEFFGTSQSSQFMDQTNPVAGLTHKRRFSALGPGGLSRDRAGMEVRDVHHSHYGRMCPVETPEGPNIGLIGSLATYGRVNPFGFVETPYRKVVDGRVTDEVEYLTADEEDRYVIAQANAVLNDDGTFAEDRVLVRKRHGEVDAIARGEVQYMDVSPRQMVSVATAMIPFLEHDDANRALMGSNMQRQAVPLIRSEAPLVGTGMEYRAAVDAGDVVTAEKAGVVREACADFVEVACDDGTYQTYRLAKFRRSNAGTNINQRPLVSEGDRVEVGSVIADGPCTDNAEMALGRNLLVAFMSWQGHNYEDAIILSQRIVQEDVLTSIHIDRHEVDARDTKLGPEEITRDIPNVSEEMLADLDERGIIRIGAEVVPGDIIVGKVTPKGETELTPEERLLRAIFGEKAREVRDTSLKVPHGESGTVIGVRVFDREEGDELPPGVNQLVRVDVAQKRKVQDGDKLAGRHGNKGVIAKILPVEDMPFLEDGTPVDIILNPLGVPGRMNVGQVLETHLGWVAKAGWQVEGDDEEWKTRLAGIGAGEAEPGTNVATPVFDGAREEEITGLLASTFPNRDGVRMVGSDGKARLLDGRSGEPFPEPVAVGYIYMLKLNHLVDDKIHSRSTGPYSMITQQPLGGKAQFGGQRFGEMEVWALEAYGAAFALQELLTIKSDDVTGRVKVYEAVVKGENIPEPGIPESFKVLVKEMQALCLNVEVLSSDGMAVEMRDSEEDVFRAAEELGIDLTRQEPSSVEEV, from the coding sequence ATCAAGGAACCCGCCGAGGTTCCCGACCTGCTCGCGTTGCAGGTCGAGAGCTTCGACACCCTGGTCGGCAACGAGCGGTGGCAGGCCCGCGCGGAGAAGGCCCTCGAAGAGGGCCGTCACGACGTTCCCGACCGGTCCGGTCTGGAGGAGATCTTCGAGGAGATCTCCCCGATCGAGGACTTCTCGGGGACGATGTCCCTCTCGTTCCGCGATCACCGGTTCGAGCCGCCGAAGAACTCCGTCGACGAGTGCAAGGACCGCGACTTCACCTACGCGGCCCCGTTGTTCGTCACCGCCGAGTTCATGAACAACGAGACCGGCGAGATCAAGTCCCAGACGGTGTTCATGGGCGACTTCCCGCTCATGACCGACAAGGGAACGTTCGTGATCAACGGCACCGAGCGTGTCGTGGTCAGCCAGCTCGTCCGTTCGCCCGGTGTCTACTTCGAGCGCACGCTCGACAAGACGAGCGACAAGGACGTTTTCACAGCCAAGATGATCCCCTCGCGGGGTGCCTGGCTGGAGTTCGAGGTCGACAAGCGGGACACCGTCGGTGTCCGCCTCGACCGTAAGCGCAAGCAGAACGTCACCGTCCTCCTCAAGGCGCTCGGCTGGACCGACGCGCAGATCCTGGAGGAGTTCGGCGACTACGAGTCGATGCGTCTCACGCTGGAGAAGGACCACACCTCCGGCCAGGACGACGCGCTGCTCGACATCTACCGCAAGCTGCGGCCCGGCGAGCCCCCCACGCGGGAGGCGGCGCAGGCGCTGCTGGAGAACTACTACTTCAACCCGAAGCGGTACGACCTCGCCAAGGTCGGCCGGCACAAGATCAACAAGAAGCTCGGGTTGACGCTGCCGCACGACCAGTCGGTGCTCACCATCGACGACATCGTGGCCACGATCCGCTACCTCGTCGCGCTGCACGAGGGCCGGACGGAGCTCGACGCGCCGCAGGGTCAGATCGTCGTCGAGGACGACGACATCGACCACTTCGGCAACCGCCGGGTGCGCACGGTCGGCGAGCTGATCCAGAACCAGCTCCGCACGGGCCTGGCCCGGATGGAGCGGGTGGTCCGCGAGCGGATGACGACCCAGGACGTCGAGGCGATCACGCCGCAGACCCTGATCAACATCCGTCCGGTGGTGGCGGCGCTGAAGGAGTTCTTCGGCACCTCCCAGTCCAGCCAGTTCATGGACCAGACCAACCCGGTCGCCGGGCTGACGCACAAGCGTCGCTTCTCGGCTCTGGGCCCCGGCGGTCTGTCCCGTGACCGGGCCGGCATGGAGGTTCGCGACGTCCACCACTCCCACTACGGCCGGATGTGCCCGGTGGAGACGCCGGAAGGGCCGAACATCGGTCTGATCGGGTCGCTCGCCACCTACGGCCGGGTCAACCCGTTCGGGTTCGTGGAGACGCCCTACCGCAAGGTCGTCGACGGCCGGGTCACCGACGAGGTGGAGTACCTCACCGCCGACGAGGAGGACCGCTACGTCATCGCCCAGGCCAACGCGGTGCTGAACGACGACGGAACCTTCGCCGAGGACCGCGTGCTGGTCCGCAAGCGGCACGGTGAGGTCGACGCGATCGCCCGCGGCGAGGTTCAGTACATGGACGTCTCGCCCCGGCAGATGGTGTCGGTCGCCACGGCGATGATCCCGTTCCTCGAGCACGACGACGCCAACCGTGCGCTGATGGGTTCCAACATGCAGCGCCAGGCGGTGCCGCTGATCCGTTCCGAGGCGCCGCTCGTCGGCACCGGCATGGAGTACCGCGCCGCCGTCGACGCCGGTGACGTCGTGACCGCCGAGAAGGCCGGTGTGGTCCGTGAGGCCTGCGCCGACTTCGTGGAGGTCGCCTGCGACGACGGTACGTACCAGACGTACCGGCTGGCGAAGTTCCGGCGGTCCAACGCGGGCACCAACATCAACCAGCGTCCGCTCGTCTCCGAGGGAGACCGGGTGGAGGTCGGTTCGGTGATCGCCGACGGACCGTGCACCGACAACGCCGAGATGGCGCTCGGTCGCAACCTCCTCGTCGCGTTCATGTCGTGGCAGGGCCACAACTACGAGGACGCGATCATCCTGTCCCAGCGGATCGTCCAGGAGGACGTCCTCACCTCGATCCACATCGATCGGCACGAGGTCGACGCCCGCGACACCAAGCTGGGGCCGGAGGAGATCACCCGGGACATCCCGAACGTCTCCGAGGAGATGCTGGCCGACCTCGACGAGCGGGGCATCATCCGGATCGGTGCCGAGGTCGTCCCCGGCGACATCATCGTCGGCAAGGTCACGCCCAAGGGCGAGACCGAGCTGACGCCGGAGGAGCGGCTGCTCCGGGCGATCTTCGGTGAGAAGGCCCGCGAGGTCCGCGACACGTCGCTGAAGGTTCCGCACGGCGAGAGCGGCACGGTCATCGGTGTCCGCGTCTTCGACCGCGAGGAAGGCGACGAGCTCCCGCCGGGCGTCAACCAGCTGGTCCGGGTCGACGTGGCCCAGAAGCGCAAGGTGCAGGACGGTGACAAGCTCGCCGGCCGGCACGGGAACAAGGGTGTGATCGCCAAGATCCTGCCCGTCGAGGACATGCCGTTCCTCGAGGACGGCACCCCCGTCGACATCATCCTGAACCCGCTCGGCGTGCCGGGCCGGATGAACGTCGGCCAGGTCCTCGAGACCCACCTCGGGTGGGTCGCGAAGGCCGGCTGGCAGGTCGAGGGCGACGACGAGGAGTGGAAGACCCGGCTGGCCGGCATCGGTGCCGGCGAGGCGGAGCCTGGCACCAACGTCGCGACCCCGGTATTCGACGGCGCCCGCGAGGAGGAGATCACCGGCCTGCTCGCCTCGACGTTCCCCAACCGGGACGGCGTCCGCATGGTCGGCTCGGACGGCAAGGCGCGGCTGCTAGACGGCCGCAGCGGCGAGCCGTTCCCGGAGCCGGTGGCGGTCGGCTACATCTACATGCTGAAGCTCAACCACCTGGTCGACGACAAGATCCACTCGCGGTCGACCGGCCCGTACTCCATGATCACCCAGCAGCCACTGGGTGGTAAGGCGCAGTTCGGTGGTCAGCGCTTCGGTGAGATGGAGGTCTGGGCACTGGAGGCCTACGGCGCGGCGTTCGCGCTGCAGGAGCTCCTCACCATCAAGTCCGACGACGTGACAGGCCGGGTCAAGGTCTACGAAGCAGTCGTCAAGGGCGAGAACATCCCTGAACCGGGTATCCCGGAGTCGTTCAAGGTGCTCGTCAAGGAAATGCAGGCGCTCTGCCTCAACGTCGAAGTGCTCTCCAGCGACGGCATGGCCGTGGAGATGCGCGACAGCGAGGAGGACGTCTTCCGCGCCGCGGAGGAACTCGGAATCGACCTGACCCGGCAGGAGCCGAGCAGCGTCGAGGAAGTCTGA